A window of Polaribacter litorisediminis contains these coding sequences:
- a CDS encoding OmpA family protein, whose product MKKFLLSVAFLMFAAIGFSQDLPLNPEPGKCYVRCKTPDIYKNETVNVAVSPEYKKIITYPAEYKTIQEKVIIKEAGEEVLIVPAVWGTQVVTYYEKEDGTKLETQEAVFIQGSETVETKAASANWVMSEKMPDCNSDDPEDCRYWCYKPQPAEFRTMPTEKLKADASVSKIRIPGVTKTYERKVMVKKPTTSIVQTKPEYKTIEKTVLVKDARSEEVIVPAVFRSVTKEVLVKKGGLTSWKAVDCELVNNTPLPISWDFSSATLNEGATRIIDARLLPILKEGMAVFIESHTDMRGTKKDNQDLSDRRAKAVTDYLISKGINVSQLFAKGFGESKLLNKCSDDVVCSEAEHSINRRTTFRVVNQK is encoded by the coding sequence ATGAAGAAATTTCTATTAAGTGTAGCTTTTTTAATGTTTGCTGCAATTGGTTTTAGTCAAGATTTACCTTTAAATCCTGAACCTGGAAAATGCTATGTTCGTTGTAAAACTCCAGATATTTATAAAAACGAAACAGTAAACGTAGCTGTTTCTCCAGAGTACAAGAAAATAATTACCTACCCAGCCGAATATAAAACCATTCAAGAAAAGGTAATTATTAAAGAAGCCGGAGAAGAAGTATTAATTGTACCAGCAGTATGGGGCACGCAAGTGGTTACCTACTATGAAAAAGAAGATGGTACAAAATTAGAAACTCAAGAAGCTGTTTTTATACAAGGTTCTGAAACTGTTGAAACGAAAGCTGCCTCTGCAAACTGGGTAATGAGTGAAAAAATGCCAGACTGTAATTCTGATGATCCAGAAGACTGCAGATATTGGTGCTATAAACCTCAACCTGCAGAGTTTAGAACCATGCCTACAGAAAAACTTAAGGCAGATGCAAGTGTCTCTAAAATACGTATTCCTGGTGTTACAAAAACTTATGAGAGAAAGGTGATGGTTAAAAAACCTACAACCTCAATTGTACAGACGAAACCTGAATATAAAACAATAGAAAAAACAGTTTTAGTAAAAGATGCAAGATCAGAAGAAGTTATTGTACCTGCAGTTTTTAGATCTGTAACTAAAGAGGTTTTAGTAAAAAAAGGAGGGTTAACCTCATGGAAAGCTGTTGACTGTGAATTGGTAAATAATACACCTTTACCCATAAGCTGGGATTTCTCTAGCGCTACACTAAATGAAGGAGCAACAAGAATCATAGACGCTAGATTGTTACCAATCTTAAAAGAAGGAATGGCTGTATTTATTGAGTCACATACGGACATGAGAGGAACTAAAAAAGATAACCAAGACTTATCTGACAGAAGAGCAAAAGCCGTTACAGATTATTTAATTTCTAAAGGCATCAATGTAAGTCAGTTATTTGCGAAAGGTTTTGGAGAATCGAAACTTTTAAATAAATGTTCTGATGACGTTGTTTGTTCTGAAGCTGAACACTCAATAAACAGAAGAACTACTTTTAGAGTGGTCAATCAAAAATAA
- a CDS encoding Ppx/GppA phosphatase family protein: MLEIKKFGAIDIGSNAIRLLISNVVVKEGQEPQFKKSSLVRVPIRLGADAFVSGIISEENTIRMIDAIEAFKLLMKVHHVERYKACATSAMREAKNGVELVEKIFKETGVQIHIIGGKEEAAIISSTDLNELIEGDSSYLYVDVGGGSTEFTVFSGGKIITSKSFKMGTVRLLNNKKAVNKEIFANVEKWVKKNTNGLKNLSLIGSGGNINKLFKMSGRTEGKPISFIYLNAQYEFLKQMSYQERISELSLNPDRADVIIPATKIYLSSMKWSGARKIYVPKIGLSDGIIKSLYYNKL; the protein is encoded by the coding sequence TTGCTAGAAATAAAAAAATTTGGCGCTATTGATATCGGTTCAAATGCCATTAGATTGCTGATATCCAACGTAGTTGTAAAAGAAGGACAAGAACCTCAATTTAAAAAATCATCTTTAGTCCGTGTTCCCATTCGTTTAGGAGCTGACGCATTTGTAAGCGGTATTATTAGTGAAGAAAATACCATTAGAATGATAGATGCCATAGAAGCTTTTAAATTATTAATGAAAGTTCATCATGTGGAACGCTACAAAGCCTGCGCTACTTCCGCAATGAGAGAGGCTAAAAATGGTGTTGAACTTGTTGAAAAAATCTTTAAAGAGACTGGTGTTCAAATTCATATTATTGGCGGAAAAGAAGAAGCAGCCATTATATCATCTACCGATTTAAACGAACTTATAGAAGGCGATAGTTCGTACTTATATGTAGATGTTGGCGGCGGCAGCACTGAGTTTACTGTTTTTTCAGGAGGTAAAATTATTACCTCAAAGTCTTTTAAAATGGGAACAGTACGTTTACTCAATAATAAAAAAGCTGTTAACAAAGAAATTTTTGCAAATGTTGAAAAATGGGTTAAGAAAAATACAAATGGTTTAAAAAACTTATCTTTAATTGGCTCTGGAGGAAACATTAATAAACTTTTTAAAATGTCTGGTAGAACGGAAGGAAAACCAATTTCTTTTATTTATTTGAATGCACAATATGAGTTTTTAAAACAAATGAGTTATCAAGAAAGAATTTCTGAATTAAGTTTAAATCCTGATAGAGCAGATGTTATTATACCCGCTACAAAAATCTATTTATCCTCCATGAAATGGAGTGGTGCAAGAAAAATTTATGTTCCAAAAATTGGACTTTCTGATGGAATCATAAAAAGTTTGTACTACAATAAGTTATAA
- a CDS encoding SixA phosphatase family protein yields the protein MKTLYIVRHAKSSWEYSGIEDIDRPLKKRGIKDAHLMSKFLSKKISKPDVFMSSSANRALHTAVIFCENFDYPLSNLKIRRQLYSFSDGYLVKTVKALDDSFNTAIIFSHDHGINTFVNKFGNKPLAHVATCGIIGIKFEDKHWKDIKKGKTVMAEFPKNHK from the coding sequence ATGAAAACACTTTACATAGTTCGCCATGCAAAATCTTCTTGGGAATATTCTGGAATTGAAGATATTGATAGACCTTTAAAGAAAAGAGGAATTAAAGACGCTCATTTAATGTCTAAATTTTTATCAAAAAAAATCTCTAAACCCGATGTTTTTATGTCTAGTAGCGCAAATAGAGCTTTGCATACTGCCGTAATTTTTTGCGAAAATTTTGACTATCCCCTATCTAACCTAAAAATAAGACGCCAATTATATAGTTTTAGCGATGGTTATTTAGTAAAAACCGTAAAGGCTTTAGACGATTCCTTTAATACTGCCATTATTTTTAGTCATGATCATGGCATCAATACCTTTGTAAATAAATTTGGCAATAAACCTTTAGCGCATGTTGCTACTTGCGGAATTATAGGAATTAAATTCGAGGATAAACATTGGAAGGATATTAAGAAAGGAAAAACAGTGATGGCTGAATTCCCTAAAAACCACAAATAA
- the pdxH gene encoding pyridoxamine 5'-phosphate oxidase, which translates to MSKDLSNYRKSYEKQELLEDNCPENPMELFRTWFLDADNSGTAVETNAMTISTIGKDGFPKSRIVLLKKYTWEGFIFYTNYNSEKGKAIEANQNICLSFFWPALEQQIIIKGKAEKLSENLSDGYFESRPDGSKLGAWASNQSAVVKSREELDTNLKTFEKKFEGAEIVRPKHWGGYLVKPISLEFWQGRPNRMHDRIRYSLQKDFSWKLERLSP; encoded by the coding sequence ATGTCTAAAGACTTAAGTAATTACAGAAAATCTTACGAAAAGCAAGAACTTTTAGAAGACAACTGTCCAGAAAATCCAATGGAATTATTTCGAACCTGGTTTTTAGATGCAGACAATTCTGGCACTGCAGTCGAAACGAATGCTATGACTATTTCTACGATTGGTAAAGACGGATTTCCGAAAAGTAGAATTGTGCTTCTAAAAAAATATACTTGGGAAGGCTTTATTTTTTACACCAATTACAACTCAGAAAAAGGCAAGGCCATTGAGGCCAATCAAAATATTTGTCTATCTTTTTTCTGGCCTGCTTTAGAACAACAAATTATCATCAAAGGAAAAGCAGAAAAACTTTCAGAAAATTTATCTGATGGCTATTTTGAATCGAGACCTGATGGTAGTAAATTAGGCGCATGGGCTTCTAATCAAAGTGCTGTGGTAAAATCTAGAGAAGAGCTCGACACAAACTTAAAAACGTTCGAAAAAAAGTTTGAGGGAGCAGAAATTGTAAGACCAAAACATTGGGGAGGCTACCTTGTTAAACCAATTTCTCTAGAATTTTGGCAAGGAAGACCCAATAGAATGCATGATAGAATACGATATTCTTTACAAAAAGATTTTTCATGGAAATTAGAGCGATTGTCACCTTAA